The proteins below come from a single Psychrobacter sp. PL19 genomic window:
- a CDS encoding c-type cytochrome: protein MNMIKPNLLTVVMMLSVGGTVALSGCSRYNKDQTAHTAATLANLQAAQVVFDNQASRNNGAWGAVYMSKEELRSPRANIVDVSSLPKMSEDVNLQQWLAKFEGSLEGKTGFFTTNGKKLYDDSCAGCHMQKGEGAQGAGYYPPLADNSKMQSKYYIISVVINGLRGMPSFHSMMTDQQIAAVTQYVQSDLNNFTDTVTAADVAQLRHDFPPGSDPSE, encoded by the coding sequence ATGAATATGATCAAACCAAACCTGCTTACTGTGGTAATGATGTTGAGTGTCGGAGGAACCGTTGCGCTATCAGGCTGTAGTCGCTATAACAAAGACCAAACCGCTCATACAGCAGCCACCCTTGCTAATCTACAAGCAGCGCAAGTGGTATTTGATAATCAAGCCAGCCGCAATAATGGCGCGTGGGGCGCAGTCTATATGTCTAAAGAAGAACTTAGATCGCCGCGAGCCAATATCGTTGATGTCAGCTCGCTACCAAAAATGTCAGAGGATGTAAATCTACAGCAGTGGCTAGCAAAATTTGAAGGTAGTTTAGAAGGTAAAACCGGATTCTTTACTACGAATGGTAAAAAGCTCTACGACGACTCCTGTGCGGGCTGCCATATGCAAAAAGGCGAAGGCGCACAAGGCGCTGGCTATTATCCGCCGCTAGCTGACAACAGTAAGATGCAATCTAAATACTATATTATCAGCGTGGTGATCAATGGTCTTCGTGGTATGCCCTCATTTCACAGCATGATGACTGATCAACAAATCGCGGCGGTCACGCAATATGTGCAAAGTGACCTTAATAATTTTACCGATACAGTCACTGCTGCTGATGTCGCTCAGCTGCGCCATGATTTCCCGCCCGGTTCTGATCCGAGTGAATAG
- a CDS encoding flavin monoamine oxidase family protein, which yields MNDLFQSPTRRQLLAMIGKTAGATAMYQAMTTLGFASESSFKKEMDLKGAPAGASIVVLGAGLGGLTAAYELRKAGYKVTVLEFQNRGGGRSWTLNSGDKYTELGGGEVTCDFEKGNYFNGGPWRLPVHHYAVFHYCKKFGVALQPFIQTNDRAYLHRINHFNGAPQRLGEVQSDIRGYVSELLSKAVNVGSLDSTVNKEDKEKLLEGLKGWGVLDNNYRYTKSHDTSKHRGYSVYPGGGLMPDAKPSTPIPMNKLLDSGMWSDIYANYTIYDHQPAMFQPVGGMGKIGDAFTRECRDMIEFNAKVTKIYQDDSGVTVDYVDSTNPDSASKTIRADWCVCNIPLSVLTQIDINVSAPMKQAMAAVPYDTSYKVGLEFKRRFWEEDEWIYGGISYTDMPISQISYPSHDMFTSGSGVLLGAYGFGEASYKFNTLSPKERISAALEYGKYIHPQYTKEFRAGTSVAWHRIPWSLGCYGLWSESSRDQYYDTLCSIDHRIVLAGEHCSHIPAWQEGAILSGMDAAQRLHQKAKKLG from the coding sequence ATGAACGATCTATTTCAATCGCCCACACGAAGACAGTTACTCGCGATGATCGGTAAGACCGCAGGGGCAACGGCGATGTATCAAGCGATGACTACGCTTGGGTTTGCTTCGGAGTCTAGCTTTAAAAAAGAAATGGACTTAAAAGGAGCTCCTGCTGGTGCCAGTATTGTTGTTCTTGGCGCAGGGTTAGGTGGTCTCACTGCTGCTTATGAGCTGCGTAAAGCGGGCTATAAAGTAACCGTTCTTGAGTTTCAAAATCGTGGTGGTGGGCGCAGTTGGACCTTGAATAGTGGTGATAAATACACTGAGCTGGGTGGCGGAGAAGTGACCTGCGACTTTGAAAAAGGTAATTATTTCAATGGTGGACCATGGCGACTACCGGTTCATCACTATGCGGTATTTCATTATTGTAAGAAGTTTGGGGTAGCGTTACAGCCATTTATACAAACCAACGACCGTGCCTACTTACACCGTATCAATCATTTTAATGGCGCACCGCAGCGCTTAGGTGAAGTGCAAAGTGATATACGTGGTTATGTTTCAGAGTTATTGTCCAAAGCGGTTAACGTAGGCAGCCTTGATAGTACCGTGAATAAAGAAGACAAAGAAAAACTGTTAGAAGGTTTAAAAGGTTGGGGTGTGCTTGATAATAACTATCGCTATACCAAAAGCCATGATACCAGTAAGCATCGCGGCTATAGTGTCTATCCAGGTGGCGGGCTGATGCCTGATGCCAAACCTTCAACACCGATACCAATGAATAAATTATTAGATTCGGGCATGTGGTCAGATATTTATGCCAACTATACCATCTACGATCACCAACCGGCGATGTTCCAGCCGGTCGGTGGTATGGGCAAAATCGGTGATGCGTTCACCCGTGAGTGCCGTGACATGATTGAGTTCAATGCTAAAGTTACTAAGATCTATCAAGACGATAGCGGCGTGACTGTTGATTATGTCGATAGCACTAATCCAGATAGCGCATCCAAAACCATTCGCGCGGACTGGTGTGTCTGTAATATTCCATTATCAGTCTTAACCCAAATTGACATCAACGTTTCAGCGCCAATGAAGCAAGCAATGGCGGCTGTGCCTTATGATACTTCTTATAAAGTGGGCTTGGAGTTTAAACGTCGGTTTTGGGAAGAAGACGAATGGATTTATGGGGGCATTAGCTATACCGATATGCCCATCTCTCAAATTTCTTATCCCTCACACGATATGTTCACCAGCGGTTCAGGGGTGCTACTTGGCGCGTATGGGTTTGGAGAAGCCTCTTATAAATTTAATACGCTAAGTCCAAAAGAGCGCATTAGTGCGGCACTAGAGTATGGCAAATATATTCATCCGCAATATACCAAAGAGTTCCGTGCCGGTACTTCCGTGGCATGGCATCGTATTCCCTGGTCACTGGGGTGCTATGGCCTTTGGAGTGAATCAAGCCGCGATCAATATTACGATACCCTATGTAGCATTGATCATCGTATCGTACTGGCAGGTGAGCACTGCTCGCACATTCCTGCATGGCAAGAAGGAGCGATTTTGTCAGGAATGGATGCAGCCCAGCGCTTACATCAAAAAGCAAAAAAGCTGGGCTAG
- a CDS encoding c-type cytochrome: MKPISMMLSALVLSMVSSAVMADGVSLLAISLPNVSPANSDLANRGAYIARTADCMACHREDYSGGVAIETPIGTIYSTNITPSQRYGIGNYTEADLKKVLQKGRTPNHQIYPAMPYPSYHGMKDEDVSALFAYFQTVPAVEIPPERTTKLPFPLNIRSLMLAWNIINVPATENRSGLTQTQQRGEYLVNNLEHCGTCHTPRNLTQGLNKDKYLSGAPLGKWYAPNITPDDESGIGRWSEQDIVTYLRTGTLYQRAYAGGPMAEAVAHSTRYLTDEDLSAMASYLKAVPIIKTDDKMIPVDISRLPQPSSHSITYNLIEQKDYLAQEKVNARVGTDTNANTSPKALYLAACASCHGADGYAQPDARYASIVGLSSIRRDKPDALINVIAYGAKGALNTAPKMPGFSKELSDAQIASISNYVRVTFGGHSRSEVSATDVKRLLK, translated from the coding sequence ATGAAGCCAATTTCTATGATGTTGTCAGCACTGGTGCTTAGTATGGTTTCTAGTGCTGTAATGGCTGATGGTGTTAGCCTACTAGCTATCAGTTTACCCAATGTAAGCCCAGCCAACAGTGATTTGGCCAATCGTGGGGCTTATATTGCCCGTACTGCTGACTGTATGGCCTGTCACCGTGAAGACTATAGCGGTGGTGTAGCGATTGAAACCCCCATTGGCACCATTTATTCGACTAATATTACCCCTTCTCAGCGTTATGGTATCGGTAATTATACCGAAGCTGACTTAAAAAAAGTCTTGCAGAAGGGCCGTACTCCTAATCATCAGATTTATCCTGCGATGCCATATCCGTCCTATCATGGTATGAAAGATGAGGATGTTAGCGCATTATTTGCTTATTTTCAGACTGTACCTGCCGTTGAGATCCCGCCCGAGCGTACGACTAAGTTGCCGTTTCCCTTAAATATACGCAGTTTAATGCTGGCTTGGAATATTATAAATGTACCTGCTACCGAAAATCGCTCAGGCCTCACCCAAACGCAGCAGCGCGGTGAGTATCTGGTTAATAACTTAGAACATTGCGGTACTTGTCATACTCCGCGCAACCTCACTCAGGGGCTCAATAAGGATAAATATTTATCTGGTGCGCCGCTCGGTAAGTGGTATGCGCCCAACATCACTCCTGATGATGAGAGTGGTATTGGTCGCTGGAGCGAGCAAGATATCGTCACTTATCTGCGTACTGGAACATTGTATCAGCGCGCTTATGCTGGCGGGCCGATGGCTGAAGCCGTCGCTCACAGCACTCGTTATTTAACAGACGAAGACTTGAGTGCAATGGCTTCTTATCTAAAGGCCGTACCCATCATAAAAACGGACGATAAGATGATTCCGGTAGACATATCGCGCTTGCCTCAGCCGTCGAGCCATTCTATTACCTATAATCTAATCGAACAAAAAGACTATTTAGCGCAGGAAAAAGTGAATGCTAGGGTTGGTACTGATACTAATGCCAATACGTCACCAAAAGCGCTGTACCTTGCCGCTTGCGCCAGCTGTCATGGGGCAGATGGTTACGCGCAGCCAGATGCTCGTTATGCATCTATCGTAGGATTGAGTAGCATACGCCGTGATAAACCTGATGCACTGATTAATGTTATTGCTTATGGTGCCAAAGGGGCTTTAAATACCGCGCCTAAAATGCCTGGCTTTTCTAAAGAGTTAAGTGATGCGCAGATTGCCAGTATCAGCAATTACGTCCGTGTCACTTTCGGCGGTCATAGCCGTAGCGAGGTCAGTGCCACCGATGTCAAACGCCTACTAAAGTAA
- a CDS encoding flavodoxin family protein — protein sequence MNTTVAPSLSTSSQLSASKPSVSIAVIYHSSYGHTRRVAEAVVVGARQQLPQSQVRAIDIHDVDWDFVDAADLLVFGSAVYMGSAPAAFKTFMDETSKRWYHREWEGKWAAGFANSGGLSGDKLAVLQQICIFAMQHGMNWVGMPLMPTGHEVNDLNRLSSFLGLMTQSINAPPEETPGKGDIDTAIWFGDHLAKTIIKHQPTGSEPAKSVQAKSV from the coding sequence ATGAATACAACTGTAGCGCCTTCTTTATCAACGTCTTCGCAACTTTCTGCTAGCAAGCCTAGTGTATCAATAGCAGTTATTTATCATAGTAGCTATGGTCACACTAGGCGCGTCGCTGAAGCGGTAGTGGTAGGGGCACGTCAACAACTACCACAATCCCAGGTAAGGGCGATAGATATTCATGATGTAGATTGGGACTTTGTCGACGCAGCAGATCTGCTGGTTTTTGGTAGTGCCGTATATATGGGTAGTGCGCCAGCCGCATTTAAAACTTTTATGGATGAGACCTCGAAGCGTTGGTATCACAGAGAATGGGAAGGAAAGTGGGCAGCAGGTTTTGCCAATTCAGGTGGGTTAAGTGGTGACAAACTTGCCGTATTACAGCAAATTTGTATATTTGCGATGCAGCATGGTATGAATTGGGTTGGCATGCCACTGATGCCTACAGGGCACGAAGTGAATGATTTAAATCGACTGTCTAGCTTTTTGGGGTTAATGACCCAATCTATTAATGCGCCCCCTGAAGAAACACCTGGCAAAGGCGATATTGATACTGCCATTTGGTTTGGCGATCATTTAGCAAAGACTATCATCAAGCATCAGCCAACAGGATCAGAACCAGCAAAATCAGTACAAGCAAAATCAGTATAA
- a CDS encoding YeeE/YedE family protein gives MNDTKGPIVTDSLALNAPQKILIAGGAIAGLILLIYLLDTQHVSQSLLLGIGLLLGYTLFHARFGFTSAFRRIMSVGNGQAMRSHMLMLAVAVTLFAPILAYGATFFGGPLAGYVAPVGVSLIVGSFMFGIGMQLGGGCASGTLYALGGGRSVMFVTFIFFIIGATIGAYHLPFWTEEMPAFEPYSLATSTNLGYSGAWLLSLAFFGLIAWVTLVVEKKTKAPKMAPVPSTSGWKRILRGSWPLFAAAIVLALLNALTLMTRGQPWGITSAFALWGSKIARTLGVDVTNWGYWQGANAAALDVSIFADSTTVLNIGIILGAFIASAAGGLFKFTQVTAGNFAASVIGGLMMGYGARLAFGCNIGAYFGGIASFSLHGYVWGILALAGTLLALYLRPLFGLSVPKSNDSVC, from the coding sequence GTGAACGATACAAAAGGTCCGATTGTCACAGACAGTTTGGCATTAAATGCACCGCAAAAAATATTAATAGCAGGCGGCGCCATTGCTGGCCTGATACTACTGATTTATTTACTCGATACCCAGCATGTTTCTCAATCGCTGCTGCTGGGAATCGGTTTGCTGCTAGGTTATACCCTGTTCCATGCTCGTTTTGGTTTTACCTCTGCCTTCAGACGTATAATGTCAGTAGGGAATGGGCAGGCTATGCGTTCTCATATGCTAATGCTAGCGGTCGCCGTCACATTGTTTGCGCCAATCTTGGCTTACGGCGCCACATTTTTTGGCGGGCCGCTCGCAGGCTATGTCGCACCAGTGGGCGTCAGCCTCATAGTAGGGTCTTTCATGTTCGGCATCGGTATGCAGCTTGGTGGCGGTTGTGCTTCCGGTACGCTTTATGCTCTGGGCGGTGGGCGTTCTGTCATGTTCGTGACGTTTATTTTCTTTATAATTGGCGCCACCATTGGTGCTTATCATTTGCCATTTTGGACCGAAGAGATGCCAGCGTTTGAACCCTACTCACTTGCTACGTCGACTAATCTTGGCTACAGCGGTGCTTGGCTTTTGTCTTTGGCATTTTTCGGTTTAATCGCTTGGGTAACCTTGGTTGTTGAAAAGAAAACAAAGGCCCCTAAAATGGCGCCGGTACCTTCTACAAGCGGATGGAAGCGAATTTTACGTGGCTCTTGGCCACTATTTGCGGCAGCGATTGTGTTAGCCCTGCTTAACGCACTGACTTTGATGACCCGTGGCCAGCCTTGGGGCATCACTTCTGCGTTTGCATTATGGGGCTCTAAAATTGCTAGAACCTTAGGGGTCGATGTGACTAATTGGGGCTATTGGCAAGGGGCTAATGCTGCGGCGCTTGATGTTTCTATCTTTGCAGACTCGACCACGGTATTGAATATCGGTATAATTCTTGGTGCCTTTATCGCTTCAGCTGCTGGCGGACTATTCAAGTTCACCCAGGTTACTGCGGGCAATTTCGCCGCTTCAGTTATTGGTGGCTTGATGATGGGCTATGGTGCACGCCTTGCATTCGGCTGCAACATCGGTGCTTATTTCGGTGGTATTGCCTCGTTCAGCTTGCACGGTTATGTCTGGGGCATACTCGCACTAGCGGGCACTTTATTGGCTTTATACTTACGTCCCTTATTCGGACTGTCGGTGCCAAAATCGAACGATTCTGTCTGCTGA
- a CDS encoding polyphenol oxidase family protein produces MTTKPPITLLAQFDDVAIFQTAAYENADFEYADFEHADIESTDIKSNEQKNQQLCQLGRASYGELNLGLHVNDDAAQVLTNRMRLLAAINEQLSAQPLKQQRSPITSLHWVNQVHGKQVYDVDSASFSMHLVDADAMISQQADLGLAIMTADCVPIVLYQPASGQIAAIHAGWQGLACGVIKATVERFMAKGQVMAWIGVSISPVHYEVGNHVADRLLAGCVENQSLTQASIDNFAQIYCIAADTSDYPNTVNNLATNTECVDKTIDNPSVHTPVGADKIKLNLPKLAHDQLVSAGIIVCTDLPVGCSYADRHYYSYRRQTHLQQPATGRMALIIVRSLSV; encoded by the coding sequence ATGACTACTAAGCCTCCGATTACATTATTGGCGCAGTTTGATGACGTGGCTATTTTTCAAACCGCGGCTTATGAGAACGCTGATTTCGAATATGCTGACTTTGAACATGCTGATATCGAAAGTACTGATATTAAAAGCAATGAACAAAAAAATCAGCAACTGTGTCAGTTAGGACGAGCGAGCTATGGTGAGTTAAATTTGGGCTTACATGTCAATGACGATGCCGCGCAGGTATTGACCAATCGGATGCGCTTGCTGGCGGCAATTAATGAACAACTAAGTGCTCAACCATTAAAACAACAGCGCTCACCTATCACTAGCTTGCACTGGGTCAATCAGGTTCATGGCAAGCAAGTTTATGACGTCGATAGTGCGTCATTTAGCATGCATCTAGTAGATGCTGACGCGATGATTAGCCAGCAAGCCGACTTAGGGCTAGCGATTATGACTGCTGATTGTGTGCCTATCGTCTTATATCAACCTGCAAGTGGACAAATAGCAGCCATTCACGCCGGCTGGCAAGGGTTAGCTTGCGGTGTCATTAAGGCAACGGTTGAGCGCTTTATGGCCAAAGGGCAGGTTATGGCATGGATTGGTGTCAGTATCAGTCCGGTGCATTATGAAGTCGGCAATCATGTTGCTGATCGGCTGTTAGCGGGTTGCGTAGAAAATCAATCATTAACACAAGCTAGCATTGATAATTTTGCTCAGATCTACTGTATAGCTGCTGATACTAGCGATTATCCTAATACTGTTAATAATTTGGCTACCAATACCGAGTGCGTAGATAAGACCATCGATAACCCATCCGTTCACACTCCAGTAGGCGCGGATAAGATAAAGCTAAACTTACCCAAGCTGGCTCATGACCAATTAGTATCTGCAGGTATTATAGTGTGCACTGATTTACCAGTGGGTTGTAGTTATGCTGATCGCCATTATTATTCTTATCGGCGTCAGACTCATTTACAGCAGCCAGCAACTGGACGTATGGCCTTAATCATCGTGCGTAGTTTATCGGTTTAA
- a CDS encoding RluA family pseudouridine synthase: MNNEAMTTNLTPSQLLDNDLTTQDELPNNSEPRDGGQVSSEDDNDDDNKSLDDVLDTDSLDDDDDDDDDDQGDEAPLARQAVLEIIDVTYTASEDEAGLRIDKLASLAFTDFSRAQLQGWVSDGSLLCNGIEQKPKYRVKAADVLHLSTTLQQHSEDQPENIAIDVVYEDDAVLVINKPVGMVVHPGAGNQTGTLVNALLYHYPQQHHLPRAGLVHRIDKDTSGLLLIGKTKPAQMALMAQLKDKSVYRHYQCVVAGDQASLMRHRRIDAPIGRHRNQRTKMTVMTAGREAVTHLLEVTALNDNYTLLDVGLETGRTHQIRVHLSHITYPIVGDRVYGGRRQLRAGLTEQQRNIISNFPRQALHAYALGFVHPTTGEDIKVTTPIPEDMQKLMTVLSDGYYPEEKAPYKSY, encoded by the coding sequence ATGAATAATGAAGCTATGACCACAAATTTAACGCCCAGTCAGTTGCTAGATAACGATCTAACCACGCAAGATGAGCTACCAAATAACAGTGAACCACGTGATGGTGGTCAGGTATCGTCAGAAGATGATAATGATGATGACAACAAGTCACTAGATGATGTACTTGATACTGATTCACTCGACGATGACGATGACGATGACGATGACGATCAAGGCGATGAGGCACCGCTAGCTAGACAAGCTGTGCTAGAAATAATCGATGTGACTTATACGGCCTCTGAAGATGAAGCTGGCCTACGCATTGATAAACTTGCTTCGCTAGCTTTTACGGACTTTTCGCGTGCCCAGTTACAAGGCTGGGTTAGCGACGGTAGCTTACTGTGTAACGGCATTGAGCAAAAGCCAAAGTACCGGGTCAAGGCTGCAGACGTGTTGCATCTGTCCACCACCTTGCAGCAGCACAGTGAAGATCAGCCGGAAAATATAGCTATCGATGTGGTTTATGAAGATGATGCGGTATTGGTTATTAATAAACCAGTAGGTATGGTGGTGCATCCAGGTGCTGGTAACCAGACGGGCACGCTAGTCAATGCGTTGCTATATCATTATCCACAACAGCATCATTTGCCACGGGCAGGTCTGGTACATCGTATTGATAAAGACACCTCAGGACTGTTACTTATCGGTAAAACCAAACCGGCCCAGATGGCATTGATGGCGCAGCTCAAAGATAAGTCAGTCTATCGTCATTATCAATGTGTGGTAGCCGGGGATCAAGCGAGCCTAATGCGTCATCGACGTATTGACGCGCCGATTGGTCGTCATCGTAACCAACGTACCAAAATGACAGTGATGACTGCTGGGCGAGAGGCCGTCACGCATCTATTAGAGGTTACCGCACTTAATGACAACTATACGCTATTGGATGTTGGGCTTGAAACTGGTCGTACCCATCAAATTCGCGTGCATTTGAGTCACATTACTTACCCAATCGTCGGCGATCGGGTCTATGGTGGTCGTCGCCAATTGCGTGCTGGATTGACAGAACAGCAGCGTAATATAATCAGTAACTTCCCGCGCCAAGCCTTGCATGCTTATGCCTTAGGTTTTGTTCATCCCACTACCGGTGAAGACATTAAAGTAACGACGCCTATTCCTGAAGATATGCAAAAGTTAATGACTGTATTAAGTGATGGCTATTACCCTGAAGAAAAAGCACCGTATAAAAGTTACTAA
- a CDS encoding outer membrane protein assembly factor BamD: MRPVGNTFIKLSSVTLLALSVNLVGCQTFKNLTSKDVDAVETAEKSEQAYYNDAITQIDKGRYTQAIEDLTNLRTFYPTGIYAEQALLDIMYAQFESGSYETTAGSAEQFISLYPSNPQVSYAYYVRGVANMQGASDGIQIFKMNQAERDTAYLRIAFANFQELINKYPNSPYAPDSAQRMLFIYNQFAQSELTAARWYIEREAHVAAANRAKWVFQYYPLSESVPEAIAILAYSHDKLGLTDLAKDYKTLLQINYPELLTNDGRVKLTTKSDRTWLNKLTFGQLGRASIQNTSIAEGQYSGATKTQMIRNANQLRLPTDDATAADTAIISSTPARSSGIKVGLGLPDSATEQVSGQGSSSAAAKEAAVEP; the protein is encoded by the coding sequence ATGCGCCCTGTTGGCAACACGTTTATCAAACTATCCTCAGTAACCCTGCTTGCATTAAGTGTGAACTTGGTGGGCTGTCAAACTTTTAAAAATTTGACCAGTAAGGATGTGGATGCAGTCGAAACTGCTGAGAAGTCAGAACAAGCCTACTATAATGACGCCATTACCCAGATTGATAAAGGTCGCTATACGCAAGCTATTGAAGATTTGACCAATCTGCGTACCTTTTATCCTACCGGAATATACGCTGAACAAGCATTGCTCGATATCATGTATGCCCAATTCGAAAGTGGCAGCTATGAGACTACGGCAGGCAGTGCTGAGCAGTTTATTAGCCTATATCCGTCTAACCCGCAAGTCAGCTACGCTTACTACGTGCGCGGTGTCGCCAATATGCAAGGCGCATCTGACGGCATCCAAATATTCAAAATGAATCAAGCCGAACGTGATACTGCTTATCTGCGGATCGCCTTTGCTAACTTTCAAGAGCTTATCAATAAATACCCTAACAGCCCTTATGCACCAGATTCTGCCCAGCGCATGCTATTTATTTATAATCAGTTTGCCCAAAGTGAGCTGACAGCAGCTCGCTGGTATATTGAGCGTGAGGCGCATGTGGCTGCTGCCAATCGTGCTAAATGGGTATTTCAATACTATCCACTAAGCGAGTCAGTACCGGAAGCTATTGCTATTCTTGCTTATAGCCATGATAAATTAGGGCTGACGGACTTAGCAAAAGACTATAAGACGCTGCTACAAATTAACTATCCAGAATTGCTTACCAATGACGGACGCGTCAAGCTTACTACCAAAAGTGACCGCACCTGGTTGAATAAATTGACTTTTGGTCAGCTTGGACGTGCCAGCATACAAAACACCTCAATTGCTGAGGGTCAATATAGTGGCGCTACCAAAACCCAAATGATTCGTAATGCAAATCAGCTCAGATTGCCTACCGACGATGCTACTGCTGCTGATACTGCCATTATCAGTAGCACACCAGCCCGCTCTAGCGGAATCAAGGTAGGTTTAGGTCTGCCTGATAGCGCCACTGAACAAGTCTCTGGCCAAGGTAGTTCTAGCGCTGCCGCTAAAGAAGCTGCTGTCGAGCCATAA